A single genomic interval of Hevea brasiliensis isolate MT/VB/25A 57/8 chromosome 4, ASM3005281v1, whole genome shotgun sequence harbors:
- the LOC110644972 gene encoding uncharacterized protein LOC110644972, whose amino-acid sequence MGGGFRVLHLVRPFLSFLPEVQSADRKVPFREKVIYTVISLFIFLVCSQLPLYGIHSTTGADPFYWMRVILASNRGTVMELGITPIVTSGLVMQLLAGSKIIEVDNNVREDRALLNGAQKLLGILIAVGEAVAYVLSGMYGSVSQLGVGNAILIIIQLCFAGIIVICLDELLQKGYGLGSGISLFIATNICENIIWKAFSPTTINSGRGAEFEGAVIALFHLLITRTDKVRALREAFYRQNLPNVTNLLATVLIFLIVIYFQGFRVVLPVRSKNARGQQGSYPIKLFYTSNMPIILQSALVSNLYFISQLLYRRYSNNFLVNLLGTWKESEYSNGQSVPVGGIAYYITAPSSLADMAANPFHALFYLVFMLSACALFSKTWIEVSGSSAKDVAKQLKEQQMVMPGHRESNLQKELNRYIPTAAAFGGICIGALTVLADFMGAIGSGTGILLAVTIIYQYFETFEKERASELGFFGF is encoded by the exons ATGGGAGGTGGATTTAGAGTTCTTCATCTTGTGAGACcatttctctcatttcttccCGAAGTTCAGAGTGCTGACAGGAAAGTTCCCTTTCGTGAGAAGGTCATATACACTGTGATCTCCCTTTTCATTTTTTTGGTATGTAGTCAACTTCCATTGTATGGCATTCATTCCACAACTGGTGCGGATCCTTTCTATTGGATGCGTGTTATTCTTGCTTCAAACCGTGGGACTGTTATGGAGCTTGGTATCACTCCAATTGTAACATCTGGTTTAGTGATGCAACTTCTTGCTGGGTCAAAGATCATTGAAGTGGACAACAATGTACGTGAAGACCGTGCTCTCTT aaatGGTGCTCAAAAATTGTTGGGCATTCTGATAGCTGTTGGTGAAGCAGTGGCTTATGTTCTCTCGGGGATGTATGGTAGTGTTAGCCAACTTGGAGTGGGAAATGCTATTTTAATTATCATTCAGCTTTGCTTTGCTGGGATTATTGTGATTTGTTTGGATGAACTTCTCCAGAAAGGATATGGCCTGGGCTCTGGAATCTCACTTTTCATAGCAACCAATATCTG TGAAAACATCATCTGGAAAGCATTTAGTCCAACCACCATCAACAGTGGCAGAGGCGCTGAATTTGAAGGTGCTGTTATTGCTTTATTCCATCTGCTGATTACTCGTACAGACAAGGTCCGTGCCCTTCGCGAAGCATTTTACCGGCAGAATCTTCCAAATGTGACGAATCTTCTTGCAACAGTGTTGATCTTCCTAATTGTTATATACTTTCAAGGGTTCCGTGTGGTTTTGCCTGTGAGGTCAAAGAATGCTCGTGGTCAGCAGGGTTCATATCCAATCAAGCTGTTCTATACCTCTAACATGCCTATTATTTTGCAATCTGCTCTTGTGTCTAACCTCTACTTTATCTCTCAG TTGTTGTACAGGAGGTACAGTAACAATTTCCTCGTGAATCTTTTGGGTACGTGGAAGGAATCTGAATATTCAAATGGTCAGTCAGTCCCTGTTGGTGGCATTGCATATTACATCACTGCACCATCAAG CCTTGCTGATATGGCAGCAAATCCTTTCCATGCACTTTTCTATCTTGTGTTTATGTTGTCAGCTTGTGCACTCTTCTCAAAAACATGGATTGAAGTTTCTGGGTCATCTGCTAAAGATGTAGCCAAGCAGCTGAAG GAACAACAAATGGTTATGCCTGGTCACCGGGAGTCCAACTTACAGAAAGAGTTAAACCGCTACATACCCACAGCTGCAGCTTTTGGAGGGATCTGCATTGGTGCATTGACAGTGTTGGCAGATTTCATGGGTGCGATTGGTTCAGGGACAGGGATTCTTCTGGCTGTCACAATCATTTATCAGTACTTTGAAACCTTTGAGAAGGAGAGAGCCAGTGAACTTGGCTTCTTTGGTTTCTAA